The Acanthopagrus latus isolate v.2019 chromosome 1, fAcaLat1.1, whole genome shotgun sequence genomic interval tgtgtgtgtgtgtgtgtgtgtgtgcccgtgtggCCAGCTTGTATCTCAGTTGGACACAGGAAATGGGTGTTTGGTCAGGAACAGATGATTGTGATGCACACTGTCCCAGAAAGAACTCTGTACCAGGAGGCGGCCaaacatacacgcacacacacacacacacacacacacacacacacacacacacacacacacacacactcatacggACTCTGTTGTGCTGTCTGTTTgtactcacaaaaacacatgcacagacaaacaagcaaacaagtgCGAGACCATTCaggcgaagaaaaaaaaactcccagcCACGCCAAACgtaatgaaaatatttcatgttttttacgACTCACCAAATTTCACGGTATTCTTTGCGTTTCTGAAGGGATTGTTCGCGCTCACTGTACAGTAAACATAGCGACACCCGGACGGTTTCAGCTGCGAGTGGGTCTCGCGGTGTGTTTAAACGTGGCGAGGGGGTTTATTAGTCAGTTGTGTGTGACTGAGATGGGAAGTAACCCAGGCACAGCTGCAAGTGCAGCTAAACAAACACTCATACATAAAAGATGAGTCGCTCTCTACCCCCCTGtctcaaacacacgcacacacacgcacacacacgcacacacacacaccaccaccatatCTGTAAGTGTTTACCTGAGTTTATTGACTAATCTTCTTTTTCTAGGATTTCATTTACCACCTCTGTGTGTACCCGGGAACTGGACAAACAAGGCTCCTCGGTTCCACTTGTTATTTTAAACTGGTATGGAtctgtgcacctgtgtgtgtgtatttttgtctgtgtcctcctctcctctcctctcctctcctctcctctcctctcctctcctctcctcaggccTCAGTCTGTCtgaaaggacagaaaaataCCTCTAGGTGGTTTTATCATCGCCACTCAGTTATGAATCTGTGTCCATGTATGAAATGGGTTATGCCATCTCTCCCGGAGCCTCAGCttagccagtgtgtgtgtgtgtgtgtgtgtgtgtgtgtgtgtgtgtgtgatgaattaACAGTGTTGCATGTtatggctgtgtgtgcatgcaggtcATGGCGAATCAATGACATCTGAGTGAAAGGGATCAGAATCTCTCATCTCAGCTGCGTCTGTCTTTTCCTTATTTGTGCAGGTCTGTCTGCTTATCTGTCCATCCCCCCTccatcctttctctctctctctctctctctctctctctcggttcTCTTACATACCCAGAAGGAGTGAGGGACTTGAAGGGCAGAgggtgaaaacacaaattaaccacagagagtgagtgagtggcacaggcagagaggagagggaaatggAGGGACAGACCATGTAAAAGAGATGGGAGAAAGAGATTGTCTCCGATATCGATCTGGTAATCCTCGTTGTGCTCTCTGGCGATTCTAATCTTCCTCCTACACAAGATGAGGAGACGCAGGGAAAGGGCGAGAGAGAAAAGGAGTgcatggagggaaggagggaaggagggagcgagtggtgaaggaaggaggaggagcagtgccATCCAGTGGTGCAGAGGATGGCTGCAGCACTGTGGGCTTCTCTCATTGTTTCATTGATAATGTCTGTTAATGTGAGCTCATCTGCGTCGGCGCGTGTTAACAAAAATAGCCGCCCATTCACAACCACACGAACCGAATGCCCAACATGTCGGCTGCTTCCAGCCCCTCCGTGTTtggcacagaagaagaagaacccgggaaaaaaaaaaaaaaaaagtaacatatGGTCAGTGTGACACTCTCTGACCTTGACTGTTTTAATTTCGGACACATTCTGACACCTGAGACACAAACTTGAACAAGACAGAgatcttttaaaataatgtgcaaatgtgaTTCTTTAGTTTGGTcatagaaaagaaaatctttaaaaaaaaaaaaaaaaaattttaatttaattaattttaaagatatcatgttagaATATTACATTGTTCAACAGGTAAGTCACCCATACCAATGTTTCTTGcgttaaagtatctgatattaattATACTGACGTATCAAAAAGGCATTTCAGCCAATGAATCTACTAAAGTATAGAAATTATatgtaaaagtttaaaaaaatggggTCGACGAATCATTAgattacattattatttattatttcatctgATATTCGgcatatgttttatttcattctgttgcTGAAGTTAATtgatgcatatatatatatatatatatatatatatatatatatatatatatatatatatatatatatatatatattgtattgtgtgtgtatatatatatatatatatatatatatatatatatatatatatatatatatatatatatatacacaatacaataaaaatatacaatGTGACAGAGCAGGTTCATGAAGACAGAGCTGGTTGTTGTGAACATACAGAACAACATTATCTATTATTTCTGTCAGCGgagcaaacatttacatttcttaagCAGGTTGACTGAATTACCAGCACAGCAGAGGTTAACATAGAATATCTATTTTTCATAttctatatttaaatatttacaacatgACTCTGACCCCACTCACAGAACCAGGTCCATGAAGAAGtgatttttcaagttttgttgTGGAAGAACTCAACCTGACCTCAAACCCACTTCCAGCAGCTTGGGGATGAACTGGAACACCAATTTGCGAGCGGGGCCTTATCACCCAGCATCAGCGCTCGACCTCACTAATGCTCTTTTGGCCGAATGAGGGAAAATCTCTGCAGCCGGGTTCCTTAATACGGTGGAAAGCTGCCGTAGAAAAACGGAGGCTGTTGGCGTCAGATGAGTCGTTGTACATACAGGTGAAATGTTCAGGTGTCtacatacttttggccacataTGTATCAGCTTAAGATAAGATAGAGCTTCAGTCATCCGGGGGGGGAACTGTTGTGCAGCAGTTCCAGTAGGAAGTAGGAAATTCAAATATAAACAGGtatccaaaatcaaaaatatccCAAAATATACACAACATATAAACAAGGTTAACGGTGAGGTGTACACCATGTTCAAAGCTCGCTCACTCAGACTGAAACCTATTTTCTattttcccctctgtctctcccatCATCCCTTCTGGCTACATTGCGATGACCTCAACAGCCATTTATTAACATGGATTATATGTCGACAGGAACAAAACcgggcagaaaaaaacaatgatctacgcctctctctctccctctcttctcttcctttgAACCATCACAGGCTGTCACAGAGATTGAGATTACAtgaaatacagacagacacagagagaaaagacagagaaatatATGACAATGGATAAAGATTGACTGTCACTGGCCTTTTCTCAGTGCATCATTGTGAAGGCGCCAGGTTTGATTTCCTCCCCCTGTTTGACTTGAGCCATCAGTTACTGTGCGGCGACTGACTCCACTCCTCTGGTGCGGAGATCAGATGGACATATATGAAAGGTGACGACTGGAACAGGCAGAAGTATTTAGTCTCtgggtgtgtgttgttttctgccACATCAGGTATAAAAAacgtttttcttttgttaagaCCAAATACCATATACGTATTATACATCCGGATATGGCAGCACAACTCATCCTTGCTTCCAGTATTGCCAAGTAGCCATTCACAGTCTTTCACAGTGTGAAAGACTCGGTTCAGAGTTCCACGACAGTCCAAAGTATTGACTTTTTATGAGTCCGCTAACATTAACGACTGGCTCCCAGCACCACACAAAGCTCCACAGAGCCCctcaatttgttttaatgaaatgattacaaataaaatgttatgtACAGTAATTATCCGTTTCTAGCCTCCCCTCTCCGGCTAAGCTGGGCTCTGAACGCCTTGCAGAAGATGAAGTAGATGAGTGGGTCCAGGCAGACGTTCAGAGCTGAAACCATGACCGTCACCTCCATCAGGTAATAAGAAACCGTCCTCATAGAACAATTCTTCCGAAGGAATATGTCGATAAGGCGAAACATGTGGAAAGGGACGAAGCAGACGCAGAagacacagaccagcaccaacatgtttctgtgtgacttTGCAAGCTTCTTGGAGCTGGAGGACGTCGGCTGCCTCTGCCGCGCCTCTGACACCCTGCGGGAGGTGTTATAATAGAAGAAGATCAAGGAGACcaggacaaacaggaagctgatgGTGGAGAAAGTTTGTATGATTGTGTAGAGCACAGCAAGCTGGTCACTGTGGAGGGTTTCACACCTTGTTGGGACAGAGGTCAAATGTTTTAGGCTGTGGAATAACATGATGATGTAGGTGCTCATCAGGGCCAGGAGGAAAACCCAGGAGACAGTGGAGATGATACGTGCAGCCCGCACCGTCTGCAGGATGTGAGGTGCTGCAGATCCATGGACGATCTTCAGATACCTGGAGCGAGGAAGAGCAGGCGTTCAGCAGTTTAAAGTTTACCTGCTGCTCCCCTCAAAtgttagtttttcattttctgttttctgtgaacaTAGGGCAGCAATATGGTGCGACCAGGTTTTTATCATTCACATCAGTTgattaaaaaggtaaaattatAGCCTACATATATTCTAGGAATAGAAAGAATTTTATATCTGTCTCCATGGTTTCTATCAGTCATGGAGCATCTACACATCTGCACACTacataaaaaatgtgcaatACAGCTCTGAGGGTCTGACGCACAGGAAGTGA includes:
- the LOC119018311 gene encoding P2Y purinoceptor 14-like isoform X2 — its product is MSDQGFVEMTSSVNQSTATNQTAVDGCVDVDTSADPFFIVVYSLVFLAGFSLNAFIMKFYFCRAHRQASSSMTVYLKNLAAADFLLCLCLPIRITKYVSTTRLVFCHFGFSAFFLNMYASILFMGYIAANRYLKIVHGSAAPHILQTVRAARIISTVSWVFLLALMSTYIIMLFHSLKHLTSVPTRVSEARQRQPTSSSSKKLAKSHRNMLVLVCVFCVCFVPFHMFRLIDIFLRKNCSMRTVSYYLMEVTVMVSALNVCLDPLIYFIFCKAFRAQLSRRGEARNG
- the LOC119018311 gene encoding P2Y purinoceptor 14-like isoform X1 → MSDQGFVEMTSSVNQSTATNQTAVDGCVDVDTSADPFFIVVYSLVFLAGFSLNAFIMKFYFCRAHRQASSSMTVYLKNLAAADFLLCLCLPIRITKYVSTTRLVFCHFGFSAFFLNMYASILFMGYIAANRYLKIVHGSAAPHILQTVRAARIISTVSWVFLLALMSTYIIMLFHSLKHLTSVPTRCETLHSDQLAVLYTIIQTFSTISFLFVLVSLIFFYYNTSRRVSEARQRQPTSSSSKKLAKSHRNMLVLVCVFCVCFVPFHMFRLIDIFLRKNCSMRTVSYYLMEVTVMVSALNVCLDPLIYFIFCKAFRAQLSRRGEARNG